The window AAAATTGATTAGACGTTATATGGAAGGTAAAGCTTTCTTTGAAGGGAAACACTATCTCGATGCATACAACCATATTATCCACTCTCTACACCATTTGGCGCGATTAGAAGTAATTGACCGAGGATTTCATCCGGAGATTACCGTTTGGAATCAAGTAAAGCATATTGAGCCTCAAGTTTATAAGTTGTACAAAGAGCTTGTTGAAAGTGATGAAGAACTTCATAAACGTTTAGAGTTGTTGTTTTTAGCTTTTGATTTCTTAATCCATACGAAAACAGAAATTGGGGCAGCTCATTTAATTAATGTATTAGCTGAAAAAGATATGTGGTTCTTTGCTGATTTAGTTGAGCATCCTGACGTTCAGTTTTATGCGGTTGATTTAAGTGTACTTCTCGAATTTTTAATTGACAGAGATATTGTCGGCATTAACCGAGTTGAGACAAAAGGTC is drawn from Bacillus kexueae and contains these coding sequences:
- a CDS encoding nucleotidyltransferase-like protein translates to MKDMLRPIYQERASHPDTLAVLMIEKRNQTSPQTDNLDVALLIITKDAEKPFFIKHYEFMDQKAALHVVTEKQLNEWILLGTNRRMIDWVLNGKVLFDRNEYLVGLIDRLNTFPFQERKLKISIEFAKLIRRYMEGKAFFEGKHYLDAYNHIIHSLHHLARLEVIDRGFHPEITVWNQVKHIEPQVYKLYKELVESDEELHKRLELLFLAFDFLIHTKTEIGAAHLINVLAEKDMWFFADLVEHPDVQFYAVDLSVLLEFLIDRDIVGINRVETKGHGIYHRGYFLKKSVDVE